In Carassius gibelio isolate Cgi1373 ecotype wild population from Czech Republic chromosome B17, carGib1.2-hapl.c, whole genome shotgun sequence, the genomic stretch GCTTACCTTAAGTGGTTTGCTGACTGACGAGAACTGTCCCAAAAATCTCAGTCTCTAAAGTCTTTAACAAGATAAGGAGATTACACCTATTCTCGATCAACAGGTCAGATGTTTGCTCAAGTGTAGATCTATTGTATTCAGTCTAGTCTGCTAGATCTTCCACCAATGAAGAGAGCAAGACTGTGAACCATAGCAAACGTCATCCTGAGATGAGTCCAACCTGAATATTTTGATTGAAGATGGACATCCACAATGTTCTTCCATCAAATGTCACAGTCTACCGAGTGTCGAATGGAGGAGAAACAGCAATTGGTGTCTATTTGGTGATACTAGGTAATTAGTCTGGTGTAATTACATTGAATTCTCCGTATGtgattgtgatttgtttcttcttGAGCTCCACTACATTGAAAGATGACATGTGAGAAAGAAtcagtgaattttatttatttttttgataggaTGGCTTTCTTGGATTGGAAATGGGGTTGTAATATTGCTTTTAACAAAGCAAAGAAAGTGTCTGGAACCACAGGATTTCTTGACCCTCAACCTTGCCGTTTCTGACGCCAGCATTGCTATTTTTGGGTATTCTCGAGGAATCCTTGAAGTTTTTGATGTTCTCAGGGATCAAGGCTATCTTATAAAGACATTTTGGACTTGCAAGGTAAGGTGATGATATGCCAAATAAAGTTTGCGTGCCTTTCTATTGTGGAACAAAAAGTTTTGTTTATTCTATGTGCAATGGAAATTAAAGGGGTTAGATTCGTTTTGAAACCCATTAGGTagcactgtatggacaaaaactttGTATGAATGAAATACATACTTTTATGGTCCACTGAGGAAAGTCTTACATGTTTAGAACCACATGAGGGGGGAGTATGTGATAAAAGAGTATTAATAATTCAGGTACAAACTTCAAATGATCAAGTGCCTTTAAGCATGATTCCTTTTAGTTCACTAAATGCTCTTCGAGAACATCTTGCATTATCTGGTGTGAGAGGTCCATCACTGTGTTCTCTTTGCAGTCTGGCAGGTGGTGATATGAGGCAGGAGGGGCTGAAGAGATGATTTATTTGTAGTTGTTCCAAGTTCACGAGCATGTGTCCTTTTATCCCTTAATCTTGCTGGCTTGTTCCCCAGGGCCTGGTTAGTGGGTGATGAGACAAATCAGAGTGATTACTGCCTCAGGTTCGCAGGGAATGCCAGACCTGCTTGCAATGTATAAGATGTTGTGTCTTGGCCAGGTGGACGGATTCCTAATCCTGCTCTTCGGACTCATCAGCATCAACACACTGACAGGCATCAGTGTCATCCGCTACATCAAAGGTTGCCAGCCTCAGCATGGTATGCTCTATCCTGGCCAAACCTACGGAGTTGTTATACCTTTGTATAGCTGCTACCCAGTATTTCAAGCATGCTCATGCATTGAAAGCTGATCTGTCACTGTAGACATTAcaaagtctatgcaaaataagcCCCTTTTTCAAAGTTTCGAGTGGTTTCCAACAGATTTTTGGAGTACAAATGAGCTGCATACATTACTTTTAAAGAGTTTAGGAAAGGGTGCCATATAATTACCAAATTTTAGGACAAGGGTCATCATTTGTTTAACATGTATtgtgatatattaataaaatatattattattcatttttaaaatacaatttatatgaaACACATTCAAATAACAATGTTAGGCAAATTTGATATTCTAAGTTTAATTTTGCtttctaattaatttattaattgataataatcccaattttcaaatagttgtatctcggtcaaatattgtcctattctaataaatcaattatttatttatttatttaacaaatcaaaacttttttattttccgttttcaatttaaaataattgacccttatgactggttttgcagggtcacatatatgctCTATGTGAGAATTCTTTTTTCATATGTAATTTCTTGCACAGTTTAAGTGGatctttatgcatttaatgttttagaaAAGGAGTCCCTCACAAGACAATTTGGGGGTCCTTGACATTACGAATTTTGAAAGACAGGACACCGGTAGGACACGGTGATCTGACCCAAAGTGATTTGGAAACCCAGAAATCCTTTGATAAATCTTGAACCATGTTATTTTTTTAGAAGCTCTTTAGCCTTGGCTGCACAAATACAAGATAAATGGGCTTGATTACACTGAGGACTGTGCTGATGCGAGTGTTTCCTTCAGATCATCACGTCAGCAAGCAAAATATCTGCTTGGTCATAGCTGCTGTCTGGCTGTGCTCTCTGTTCTGGGCTGGAGCCCCGCTGCTGGGCTGGGGCAGTTACAGAGGTAGGACTAAAGCAAGAAATTCACCATCTTCCCATTAGAGATCTCTGAATTTCATTTCCTCTGCAGCTCGCGGGTACGGGACGTGTGAAATCGACTGGATGCAAGCGCTGTACTCCGTTCCGGTCAAGCTCTATGTCATCAGCATTTTCCTCTTCAACTTCTTTGTACCCCTATTTGTTATAGTTTTTACATATGTGTCCATCATCCGAACTGTCAACTCCAGCCACAAGTCCAGTCGTGGAGGAGATATCAGCGAGAGGCAGAGAAAGATTGAACGCAGCATCACAAGGGTAAATCCCTCGCCCCATAAATTACATTAAtctcttaaagagatagttcatccaaaaatcaccctcatgttgttccaaacccacaagacCTTCATAGatctttagaacacaaattaagatatttttgatgaaatcccagagctttctgaccctccatagacacaTATAGGTagcaaggacatcattaaaatatagcccatgtgacatcagtgggtcAACCATaatttttatgaagctacgagaaaactttttttttttttttcgcaaagaaaacaaaaccattCATACCACAACGTACTCAGTGTAGTTCCATAAatttacggttgaaccactaatGTGAATGGACTATTTTAtagatgtccttactatgtttgaCCATGATAGTTCCATTGCCGTCTATGGAGCTCTCGGATTTcaacagaaatatcttaatttgtgttttgaagaagaACTCAAGatggtctcacaggtttggaacaacatgagggtaagtaattaatgacagaattttcattttttgtggtGAACTATCCCAAAAGATTAATGCAGAAATTTGCATAATTATGTAAGTGtcattctgtgtttttctttccAGGTCTCCCTCATTCTGTGTGCGGCCTTCTTGTTGGCCTGGTCCCCGTATGCAGTCATTTCCATGTGGTCCGCCTGGGGTTACCAAATACCCCCACTCAACAGCATCCTGGCCAGCCTCTTCGCCAAGTCAGCGAGTTTCTACAATCCGTTTATCTACATTGGCATGAGCTCTAAGTTCCGGAAGGACCTGCAGGCTCTTTTCTACTGCCTCAGACCCACATCAGTGCAGAGGAACACCCCTCCTGTGCCATTGGCCCGGCCTGGTGATGTGCAGCTCGACGTCGATGGATTTAAGGAGGATGAACCGGTGGACCCTAATGCAAGTGAAAACAAACAGGAGGGAAAGGCAGAGAGCCGTCCTGAATCAGAACGCCAGGACAGGCCCTTACCAAAGTCAGGCAAGTGTATCAGTCCTCATGGATTGATGAGGAAATCCAGCGACTCTGGAAGACTTTAGCTGTCTCTTATGTTAGTTTATGTCCTCTGAATGTTTATATAAGATGATCAGAATAATATTAGGATAATACAGTACATTCACTGTCTCTGTTATCTTAATTTCACAAGAGAATAGGACACTCCAGGCTACTAGTGAGTCATGTCGTCTACAAATACTTCTTGTTGAACGTGAGGTCATTGTGTGAATCCAATAAAGTCGAGGTTAAAGGTTTTATGTGGCTTGATCTCTTTCTCTGAGGCGTGTAAACTGTTGACACATTTAATGGTAGGTCTGTATCACATTATTTAGGGTTGTTGGAGATTCTTCTCCCATCCCAGTACATCAAATACAATCTCGAATTGAATAGCATTGGGGAAGGAACCAAATACATCTGGATAGGAAAAGGCCACAATAAATTGATGCACCAAATAATCTTGCTAAACAAAAACAGGAGAGCATAAAGACAATCTGCAAAAACAACGGCACTGACCCGGCCTACAGTCTTCCTTCTGAATTACATAACAAAATctatataaaaagataaatatttcCCAAACTAATCAGAGTTTGAAACTTTAAATTGTGGCACCGAAAGCCATTTAAAGAGGAGCAACATCTGGGGCAGGAGAAAGAATCTCATGAATTGTGTCTCTCCCAGTGTTACTGAAATACTCTTTTATTAATACTTTACTATAGTTGTTTCATTTTTATGGcttaagttttagttaactaaaataacCCTGGTTTCTCATTTATTGCTATCTTCATTCTCCCAGCAATTAAACTTGAATCAGCAAAGCTCCAGCAGAAATCATGGAGCGGGAGGATTTACAAACTGACCCTGGTGACTGCCAAGTAAGAATCTCCTGTCTCTCCACAACCGTGCCTGTTTAACCAGACTGTAATTTTCAGGTCTGAGTACAAGTTACTGAAGCGCAGAGCGAACAGAACAGTCAGGTAATggtgttttatttacattatccAGGCGCATAATTCAAAAGCAGCAGGCGTGCTCGTAGTCAGAGGAACAGTGAAAGTTTGACTCCAAACAGAGCAGCAGGAACAGTCAAACAATCCAGAGTCCTAATTCCAAGAACAGACAAGGTCAGTAACTGGTTTCAGAACAAACAGATTAACAGCAAACAAATCTGACCTTGTGGGTCACAAAAGAATTATAACCTGgcacagaacagaaaaaaaccCACAAATACTCAGAATAGTACTCAGATAAGCTCTTAATCATTTTTAGGTAAAGGGTTAAACACGGTGAAATATATTCCATGTGCAAATAACATGCTTTAAtcgtttattttttcttaaacagGAAAAAGAGCAGACAAAAGTGTTTTGTGTCCAGTTTACATGGGAAACTCTGTACCAGAGAGTTGAAACAAGTGGCAAGTTGGAAATGAGTTGGGATATTTCTCCAAAGAGATGCCTAACACGTCAGTGACCTGATCTTACGGTTGTGGGAAATGTCCTCCTCCTGCCCCATTCACAGCACTCAAACGCATTCTAGTCAAGCACGTCCCCTCTTCAAATGACATCCAAGAGAATTAGTCCCACATGGTGGTCACAAAATAAAAGGGTCATGGTGTGTGTGGTGTTGTGGTGAATGTTCTCTCAAATTAGCGGTGTCGGGGGTTAAAGTAGGTCTGTTATGCAAGGAGATTTTTTTGGCGCAGACCCCATATGCTTATTTTGGTGCAAGAATATACTCGGTTTGAGAAATaatgaattttggaaaatattAATCAGTGTGATGTAAAAAGTTATGATTTATGGGTGGAAAGTCCTAAAAGAGAGTCATGCATCTGCTAAGAGATGAGAAGACGTCCAATATACACTCTGCCTAGTTTAGTAGTGGGcatgatttttgaaaaatgtttttaaagaaatcttttatgcTAACCAAaggtgcatttgtttgatcaaaaagacAGTAATTTTGTGTATGTAATGCATtcatgtgatgacaaagctgattttttttgcatcattactccagtcttcactgtcacacaatgcttcagaaatcatttgaatatgctcaTTTTGGtgcttaaaaacatttattataattattatcaatgttgatttttttttatggtcaattAACtgtatcctgaaaaaaaaaggttttaatttattttaacaacagcttttaaatggtagtttaaACATATTACTGCCACTCACTGTCAAGCTATCTACAGTGTAGGCTAAAACACATTTTCTTGATCTAGAAGTCCATTAGCTCTAATGGAGGATGATAAGTAGGCAACAGGGAGGTCTGTATAATGACCCTACAAAGCTGAGCAAAACTGCAGGAGTgcacaaaaacataattaaatgtcTGAAAACTACCTTAGCAGAAGCAGaagtatatctaaaaaaaaaacaattatatatgtttagaattgtttttttttttttttttacatctgcttTTTCCCCACGTTTCGGGACGTTTCACATTTGCTGTGGTGTATCCGCAATGTGGAGCATGGCATAAAAAGAATATTTCTCCAAAAGCTAGAAACCTCTTATATTAATCGTGAAATATTGTATTTTCCAACATAgagaatgaaatacattttttttattattattgttttttatttttgggaaaatAAATTTCTCTTTTAAGCGGACAAATCTGGGCTCGAGACTACGCAGCATTAGCCAAGGCTAATATTTGTGTAGGTGAAGACAGTCGCCTAAATGAGCCATCCATCGAAGTATTAGACGGTTACTACTATTCATAAGGAGTGGAGCGGTAGTCTCTGCATTCTTGGACGAAAGACGGATCTCCCATGAAGTCTCACATGGTGTGAAACGTGACAGCGCGATGCTGGCCTGGGAAGAAACGTGTGTGTCACTTCGCCTTAATTCAGGCTTTTTCATCTGACTGCACAAAGCCAGAAGAGTCAAGCCAACTTTTCCATATGACCATCAGCTGCCCCAGTGGGAACGAACTCTGTGTAATACCAAATCACAGGAAATCATCACCTGCTTAACCTATTATAACAAAACCCATGCTATTACGTTAAAGGAACACTCTGGGCTAATTCAACaagaaaaatcaaacaaaacatttaaatgcgtTTAGGTAAGAAGGTACAACTTTTTTTAGCACTATCATTTAGACATCATT encodes the following:
- the opn6b gene encoding opsin 6, group member b translates to MDIHNVLPSNVTVYRVSNGGETAIGVYLVILGWLSWIGNGVVILLLTKQRKCLEPQDFLTLNLAVSDASIAIFGYSRGILEVFDVLRDQGYLIKTFWTCKVDGFLILLFGLISINTLTGISVIRYIKGCQPQHDHHVSKQNICLVIAAVWLCSLFWAGAPLLGWGSYRARGYGTCEIDWMQALYSVPVKLYVISIFLFNFFVPLFVIVFTYVSIIRTVNSSHKSSRGGDISERQRKIERSITRVSLILCAAFLLAWSPYAVISMWSAWGYQIPPLNSILASLFAKSASFYNPFIYIGMSSKFRKDLQALFYCLRPTSVQRNTPPVPLARPGDVQLDVDGFKEDEPVDPNASENKQEGKAESRPESERQDRPLPKSGKCISPHGLMRKSSDSGRL